One window of Mauremys reevesii isolate NIE-2019 linkage group 4, ASM1616193v1, whole genome shotgun sequence genomic DNA carries:
- the LOC120403983 gene encoding olfactory receptor 1052-like: MAPGNCTRVTGFIFQGITDSLKLQNILFVFFFVIFFCTLVGNVWVIVLISIDSQLHSSMYFFLSNLSLLDVVSSSVIAPKAMLSSLVMSKDISFPGGVVQFFLFSFCANNELCLLAVTAYDRFVAVCTPLLYYVILSKRVCFQLVAGSSLSACVNATVHPCTEFSLSFGHFTVLNHFFCDIHPLQEISCSDFRINKRVHFIFSAIETISTIFTILISYTYIIFAILRIRSTAGRHKAFSTCASHLTVVSILYGTLIFTYLRPSSGSSVDWEKMVAVSDTLVIPLLNP, encoded by the coding sequence atggctcccGGAAACTGCACCAGAGTGACTGGCTTCATTTTCCAGGGAATCACTGACAGTCTAAAGCTGCAAAACATCCTCTTTGTGTTCTTCTTTGTCATTTTTTTCTGCACGCTGGTGGGGAATGTCTGGGTGATTGTGCTGATTAGCATTGactcccaactccacagctccatgtactttttcctcagcaaCTTGTCCCTCTTAGATGTTGTCTCCTCCTCTGTGATTGCCCCCAAGGCGATGCTCAGTTCCCTAGTGATGAGTAAAGACATTTCTTTCCCTGGGGGTGTGGTtcagtttttccttttctccttctgTGCCAACAATGAGCTTTGCCTCTTGGCTGTGACGGCCTACGATCGCTTTGTGGCCGTCTGCACCCCATTGCTTTATTATGTCATCCTGTCCAAGAGAGTCTGCTTCCAGCTGGTGGCTGGCTCTTCCCTAAGCGCCTGTGTCAATGCCACTGTGCATCCGTGTACTGAATTCAGTCTGTCCTTCGGCCACTTCACTGTCCTCAATCATTTCTTCTGCGATATTCACCCACTCCAAGAAATCTCCTGCTCTGACTTTCGTATCAATAAGCGAGTGCATTTCATCTTTTCAGCCATAGAAACAATAAGCACCATTTTCACCATCCTCATCTCCTACACTTACATCATCTTTGCCATCCTGAGGATCCGCTCCACGGCAGGAaggcacaaagccttctccacctgcgccTCCCACCTGACTGTCGTTTCCATCTtatatgggaccctgatctttacATATTTACGACCCTCCTCTGGCAGCTCAGTGGACTGGGAGAAAATGGTGGCCGTGTCCGATACCCTTGTGATCCCCCTGCTgaacccctga